The following coding sequences lie in one Arachis hypogaea cultivar Tifrunner chromosome 9, arahy.Tifrunner.gnm2.J5K5, whole genome shotgun sequence genomic window:
- the LOC140175227 gene encoding uncharacterized protein, with the protein MTMEGSRPVRQTSVLTSHIDFSAADFKTTCPNLDDPVVISVHMGELIIKKVLLDPGSGADVLFYSTFKKMHFSDNVLQSSPGELVGFSGEKDNAVGTVYFDHNEARQCYNASLKAVKKEEIPRIHTVYN; encoded by the exons ATGACGATGGAAGGATCTCGTCCGGTACGACAAACGTCGGTTCTGACCTCCCACATCGACTTCAGCGCGGCCGATTTCAAAACAACCTGCCCAAACTTAGACGACCCTGTTGTCATCTCAGTCCACATGGGagagttaataataaaaaaggtcCTGCTCGATCCAGGAAGTGGCGCCGATGTCTTGTTCTACTCAACCTTCAAAAAGATGCACTTCAGCGACAACGTACTACAATCGTCACCCGGAGAATTGGTAGGGTTCTCTGGAGAAAAG GATAACGCAGTAGGGACGGTATATTTCGACCACAATGAGGCAAGACAATGCTACAACGCAAGCCTCAAAGCAGTCAAGAAGGAAGAAATACCTCGGATACACACGGtgtacaactag